A single window of Ptychodera flava strain L36383 chromosome 3 unlocalized genomic scaffold, AS_Pfla_20210202 Scaffold_25__1_contigs__length_14229661_pilon, whole genome shotgun sequence DNA harbors:
- the LOC139125450 gene encoding tripartite motif-containing protein 2-like, giving the protein MASNVSEVKRQMKDGLLSCAICSEVYKTPKVLPCLHSFCECCLERWLEKNDGKLTCPNCRLRCLLPTDGVKGLQTNFHLTELIEYVESLSDARSQLCKACHVNQAVSHCPECCQNLCRHCSLTHASWTESKGHKIISLQQQHTGRTCEAKASKKVSYLYCPNHMENPTIAYCTTCETPICRTCAAGKHRDHAHKTIQQAAEADQNVLKFLKRELEQAQQKVLARQDDLSKTCDTMETIRVDLETKIERHTQYIIENVFKKQEELKNDLKTQITERQQAIKSQLEILEDDGRSLTSAVRLTEGVMQSEGFRRGLSTNKAIHRHINYLLTKTCIFSDDVTRITFKPNFDFLEQRLGEIVTSCDSQSNGQVPVDDTTKGSSGVEDSVKVQQRSHDLKEMDGFKDDDGVFSVGGGTVRILGKSGKGKGEFTFPNGLAVNPSDELVVADMDNHRVQILNWDGKPFEPSNVAVSTEGIYFITDIANGQIVVCDGDSHLLTTFGHEESLKPDGVALTKDGFVIVSDLQKAAHCLRKYTVDGRHVAVYGRYGTGPGEFNCPSSLAVNSQNQILVSDGDNNRIQVLDTEGCYVSSFGGDQLSGPGGIDVDFDDNVYVCDDAAKVLKYDKQGKFLETVVQEADIVPFYVSVKKSKPTCLAISEGCNNIAGFVELPSSNTKVCMYATNRVATNEPCGKNER; this is encoded by the exons ATGGCGTCAAACGTTTCTGAAGTCAAACGCCAAATGAAAGACGGACTCTTGTCATGCGCAATCTGTTCCGAAGTTTACAAGACGCCTAAGGTACTGCCATGTCTTCATAGTTTCTGTGAGTGTTGTCTTGAGAGATGGCTGGAGAAAAATGACGGTAAGCTGACCTGTCCGAACTGCAGACTTCGCTGTTTGCTTCCCACGGACGGCGTGAAGGGCTTACAGACTAACTTCCACCTGACAGAGCTTATTGAATATGTCGAATCGCTTTCTGACGCTCGTAGTCAGCTCTGCAAAGCTTGCCACGTCAATCAAGCGGTATCTCACTGTCCGGAGTGTTGTCAAAATCTGTGTAGGCACTGTTCCCTTACACATGCCAGTTGGACTGAGTCCAAGGGTCATAAAATAATATCGCTGCAGCAGCAGCACACTGGACGGACATGTGAAGCCAAGGCCTCCAAAAAGGTGAGCTATTTGTACTGTCCTAATCACATGGAGAATCCCACCATTGCCTACTGCACTACCTGTGAAACCCCGATCTGCAGAACATGTGCAGCCGGGAAACACCGTGATCATGCGCACAAGACAATCCAACAAGCTGCAGAGGCTGATCAAAATGTACTAAAATTCCTAAAACGAGAATTAGAACAAGCACAGCAGAAAGTTCTGGCGCGACAAGACGACTTATCGAAAACATGTGACACAATGGAAACCATTCGTGTCGACCTTGAGACTAAAATAGAACGCCACACTCAATATATAATCGAGAATGTTTTTAAGAAACAAGAGGAACTAAAGAACGACTTGAAGACTCAGATCACAGAGCGGCAACAGGCGATTAAATCTCAACTTGAAATTCTTGAAGACGATGGCCGATCTCTAACAAGTGCTGTCAGACTGACAGAGGGCGTAATGCAGTCTGAGGGCTTCCGTCGAGGGCTGTCCACCAACAAAGCCATTCATAGGCACATCAACTACCTCCTGACAAAAACCTGCATTTTCTCGGATGACGTCACACGAATCACTTTCAAACCAAATTTTGATTTCCTTGAACAGCGACTGGGCGAAATTGTAACGTCTTGCGATTCCCAGTCGAACGGGCAAGTTCCTGTGGATGACACGACGAAAGGTTCCAGTGGTGTGGAGGACAGCGTCAAAGTTCAGCAACGCTCACATGATCTTAAAGAAATGGATGGATTTAAGGACGATGATGGAGTGTTTTCTGTTGGTGGTGGTACGGTCAGAATTCTTGGGAAAAGCGGCAAAGGAAAAGGAGAATTCACCTTTCCAAACGGACTTGCGGTGAATCCAAGTGACGAACTCGTTGTCGCTGACATGGACAATCATCGGGTTCAGATCTTGAACTGGGATGGAAA GCCATTCGAACCTTCAAACGTTGCTGTGTCAACAGAAGGCATTTACTTCATTACGGACATCGCAAACGGTCAAATTGTCGTCTGTGATGGCGATAGTCATCTACTCACCACCTTCGGTCACGAAGAATCTCTCAAACCTGACGGCGTCGCGCTGACGAAGGACGGCTTTGTCATCGTAAGCGACCTGCAGAAGGCGGCACATTGCTTGAGGAAGTACACTGTCGACGGGAGACACGTCGCCGTGTACGGGAGGTACGGCACCGGACCCGGAGAGTTCAACTGTCCGTCATCGCTAGCAGTCAATAGTCAGAATCAGATTCTGGTTTCGGATGGAGATAACAATAGAATCCAGGTTCTCGATACTGAAGGATGCTACGTATCGTCGTTTGGTGGCGATCAACTGAGTGGGCCAGGCGGGATTGACGTGGATTTTGACGACAATGTTTATGTCTGCGATGACGCCGccaaagtcttgaagtatgACAAACAAGGAAAGTTCCTTGAGACGGTTGTCCAAGAAGCAGACATTGTCCCGTTCTACGTGAGTGTCAAGAAAAGCAAACCAACGTGTCTGGCAATCAGCGAAGGCTGTAACAATATC GCTGGTTTTGTTGAACTGCCCTCATCAAACACCAAGGTCTGTATGTACGCCACCAACCGCGTGGCCACCAACGAACCATGCGGTAAAAACGAAAGATAA